One window of Apteryx mantelli isolate bAptMan1 chromosome 8, bAptMan1.hap1, whole genome shotgun sequence genomic DNA carries:
- the HSD17B7 gene encoding 3-keto-steroid reductase/17-beta-hydroxysteroid dehydrogenase 7 isoform X1, giving the protein MAAAAAAAVPVATPTPGRMERVVLVTGASGGVGLALCRRLLEEDGRIHLCLACRNAQRSEAARESVLAAHPAAQVSTVEVDLGSLVSVLRAARDLRRRFQRLDFVYLNAGIMPNPQVNFRALWQGLMTGKVLHMLTTAEGIMTQTDRLNGDGLQEVFATNLFGHLILVRQLESLLCGNEKPSRLIWTSSSNARETAFSLSDYQHAKGQESYSSSKYATDLTSVVLNRKLNKQGLYSSVVCPGLVMSNMTYRILPVFLWKLLMPIMWLIRFFAKTYTLTPYNGAEAHVWLFKQKPESLDALVKYHSCTSGLGKNYVEPRKMDVDEETAEKLYEKLLELEKQALEKYDDLLDK; this is encoded by the exons atggcggcggcagcagcggcggcggtaCCGGTGGCGACGCCGACGCCCGGGAGGATGGAGCGTGTGGTGCTCGTGACGGGGGCCAgcgg AGGCGTGGGGCTGGCGCTGTGCCggcggctgctggaggaggaCGGCCGCATCCACCTGTGCCTCGCCTGCCGCAACGCCCAGAGGAGCGAGGCCGCGCGCGAGAGCGTCCTGGCCGCCCACCCGGCCGCGCAGGTCTCCACCGTGGAAGTGGACCTGGGCAGCCTGGTGTCCGTGCTGCGCGCCGCCCGCGACCTCCGCCGCAG GTTCCAGCGCCTGGACTTCGTCTACCTCAACGCCGGCATCATGCCCAACCCCCAGGTGAACTTCAGGGCCCTCTGGCAAGGCCTCATGACCGG GAAGGTGCTTCACATGCTGACTACTGCAGAGGGAATAATGACCCAAACAGATAGACTTAATGGAGATGGACTGCAGGAGGTGTTTGCTACCAACCTCTTTGGACACCTCAtactg GTTCGACAACTTGAATCTCTACTCTGTGGTAATGAAAAGCCATCCCGACTCATCTGGACCTCTTCCAGCAATGCCAGGGAGACTGCCTTTAGCCTCTCTGACTATCAGCATGCCAAGGGACAGGAATCATACAGTTCTTCCAAATATGCTACTGACCTGACAAGTGTGGTTCTAAACAGGAAACTCAATAAGCAG GGCCTGTATTCCAGTGTTGTTTGTCCTGGTCTTGTTATGTCTAACATGACGTACAGAATTTTGCCAGTTTTCCTGTGGAAGCTACTCATGCCCATCATGTGGCTG atACGTTTTTTTGCGAAAACTTACACTCTGACACCATATAATGGAGCAGAAGCTCAT GTGTGGTTGTTCAAACAAAAGCCGGAGTCCCTGGATGCACTTGTCAAATACCACAGCTGTACTTCTGGACTGGGAAAGAATTATGTGGAGCCCAGAAAG ATGGATGTTGATGAAGAAACTGCTGAAAAGCTTTATGAAAAACTGTTGGAACTGGAGAAGCAGGCTCTAGAGAAATATGATGATCTCTTAGATAAATAA
- the HSD17B7 gene encoding 3-keto-steroid reductase/17-beta-hydroxysteroid dehydrogenase 7 isoform X3 encodes MAAAAAAAVPVATPTPGRMERVVLVTGASGFQRLDFVYLNAGIMPNPQVNFRALWQGLMTGKVLHMLTTAEGIMTQTDRLNGDGLQEVFATNLFGHLILVRQLESLLCGNEKPSRLIWTSSSNARETAFSLSDYQHAKGQESYSSSKYATDLTSVVLNRKLNKQGLYSSVVCPGLVMSNMTYRILPVFLWKLLMPIMWLIRFFAKTYTLTPYNGAEAHVWLFKQKPESLDALVKYHSCTSGLGKNYVEPRKMDVDEETAEKLYEKLLELEKQALEKYDDLLDK; translated from the exons atggcggcggcagcagcggcggcggtaCCGGTGGCGACGCCGACGCCCGGGAGGATGGAGCGTGTGGTGCTCGTGACGGGGGCCAgcgg GTTCCAGCGCCTGGACTTCGTCTACCTCAACGCCGGCATCATGCCCAACCCCCAGGTGAACTTCAGGGCCCTCTGGCAAGGCCTCATGACCGG GAAGGTGCTTCACATGCTGACTACTGCAGAGGGAATAATGACCCAAACAGATAGACTTAATGGAGATGGACTGCAGGAGGTGTTTGCTACCAACCTCTTTGGACACCTCAtactg GTTCGACAACTTGAATCTCTACTCTGTGGTAATGAAAAGCCATCCCGACTCATCTGGACCTCTTCCAGCAATGCCAGGGAGACTGCCTTTAGCCTCTCTGACTATCAGCATGCCAAGGGACAGGAATCATACAGTTCTTCCAAATATGCTACTGACCTGACAAGTGTGGTTCTAAACAGGAAACTCAATAAGCAG GGCCTGTATTCCAGTGTTGTTTGTCCTGGTCTTGTTATGTCTAACATGACGTACAGAATTTTGCCAGTTTTCCTGTGGAAGCTACTCATGCCCATCATGTGGCTG atACGTTTTTTTGCGAAAACTTACACTCTGACACCATATAATGGAGCAGAAGCTCAT GTGTGGTTGTTCAAACAAAAGCCGGAGTCCCTGGATGCACTTGTCAAATACCACAGCTGTACTTCTGGACTGGGAAAGAATTATGTGGAGCCCAGAAAG ATGGATGTTGATGAAGAAACTGCTGAAAAGCTTTATGAAAAACTGTTGGAACTGGAGAAGCAGGCTCTAGAGAAATATGATGATCTCTTAGATAAATAA
- the HSD17B7 gene encoding 3-keto-steroid reductase/17-beta-hydroxysteroid dehydrogenase 7 isoform X2, whose protein sequence is MAAAAAAAVPVATPTPGRMERVVLVTGASGGVGLALCRRLLEEDGRIHLCLACRNAQRSEAARESVLAAHPAAQVSTVEVDLGSLVSVLRAARDLRRRFQRLDFVYLNAGIMPNPQVRQLESLLCGNEKPSRLIWTSSSNARETAFSLSDYQHAKGQESYSSSKYATDLTSVVLNRKLNKQGLYSSVVCPGLVMSNMTYRILPVFLWKLLMPIMWLIRFFAKTYTLTPYNGAEAHVWLFKQKPESLDALVKYHSCTSGLGKNYVEPRKMDVDEETAEKLYEKLLELEKQALEKYDDLLDK, encoded by the exons atggcggcggcagcagcggcggcggtaCCGGTGGCGACGCCGACGCCCGGGAGGATGGAGCGTGTGGTGCTCGTGACGGGGGCCAgcgg AGGCGTGGGGCTGGCGCTGTGCCggcggctgctggaggaggaCGGCCGCATCCACCTGTGCCTCGCCTGCCGCAACGCCCAGAGGAGCGAGGCCGCGCGCGAGAGCGTCCTGGCCGCCCACCCGGCCGCGCAGGTCTCCACCGTGGAAGTGGACCTGGGCAGCCTGGTGTCCGTGCTGCGCGCCGCCCGCGACCTCCGCCGCAG GTTCCAGCGCCTGGACTTCGTCTACCTCAACGCCGGCATCATGCCCAACCCCCAG GTTCGACAACTTGAATCTCTACTCTGTGGTAATGAAAAGCCATCCCGACTCATCTGGACCTCTTCCAGCAATGCCAGGGAGACTGCCTTTAGCCTCTCTGACTATCAGCATGCCAAGGGACAGGAATCATACAGTTCTTCCAAATATGCTACTGACCTGACAAGTGTGGTTCTAAACAGGAAACTCAATAAGCAG GGCCTGTATTCCAGTGTTGTTTGTCCTGGTCTTGTTATGTCTAACATGACGTACAGAATTTTGCCAGTTTTCCTGTGGAAGCTACTCATGCCCATCATGTGGCTG atACGTTTTTTTGCGAAAACTTACACTCTGACACCATATAATGGAGCAGAAGCTCAT GTGTGGTTGTTCAAACAAAAGCCGGAGTCCCTGGATGCACTTGTCAAATACCACAGCTGTACTTCTGGACTGGGAAAGAATTATGTGGAGCCCAGAAAG ATGGATGTTGATGAAGAAACTGCTGAAAAGCTTTATGAAAAACTGTTGGAACTGGAGAAGCAGGCTCTAGAGAAATATGATGATCTCTTAGATAAATAA